In one window of Pseudomonas sp. p1(2021b) DNA:
- a CDS encoding LysR family transcriptional regulator, translating to MSRISVRNISRIDLNLLLTFHCLMTERSATRASAMLHVTQGAVSSALRRLREHFGDELFIRTASGMQPTRRAMELAPKIAEALTSISGVLGAEPDFSAHDSSYIFNIGLSDDIEAYLAPRIVNAAADQGLGVSFSFHQSNSSLWKQSLQDPDMDLVICSEPKDFSSGYSSKVLFSSSYSCLYLPGADNAGTPIGLEEYFEASHVRVSYDGRRGFIDDMFEAAGYSRRVIASFTHFSGALTTLISSGAIATIPTFAAESYSAMTRLSICPAPIPVPSFRCFMVWDIAKNSKPQHEWLRLFIGQLTQKLA from the coding sequence ATGAGCCGGATTAGTGTACGTAATATCTCGAGAATTGATCTGAACCTGCTGCTGACGTTCCACTGCCTGATGACCGAGCGCAGTGCCACCCGAGCCTCGGCCATGCTGCATGTGACCCAGGGGGCAGTTAGCTCGGCGTTGCGTCGTTTGCGTGAGCATTTCGGAGATGAGCTCTTTATCCGCACCGCTTCCGGAATGCAGCCAACCCGTAGGGCGATGGAGCTGGCGCCGAAGATCGCCGAGGCCCTTACGTCTATCTCAGGCGTGCTTGGGGCAGAGCCGGATTTCTCCGCACACGACTCGAGCTACATTTTCAACATCGGTCTGTCCGATGATATTGAGGCCTATCTCGCTCCGCGGATCGTTAACGCCGCAGCGGATCAGGGGCTGGGAGTGAGCTTTTCGTTCCATCAGAGCAACAGCTCACTGTGGAAACAGTCGCTACAAGATCCGGACATGGATCTAGTGATTTGCAGCGAGCCGAAAGACTTCAGCAGCGGGTATTCATCCAAGGTGCTGTTTTCCTCGTCATACTCCTGCTTGTACCTGCCTGGCGCAGACAACGCAGGCACACCTATCGGCCTGGAGGAGTACTTCGAGGCAAGCCATGTGCGAGTTTCCTATGACGGCCGCCGCGGCTTTATCGACGACATGTTCGAAGCGGCGGGCTATTCGAGGCGTGTTATAGCCTCATTCACCCACTTCAGTGGCGCGCTCACCACGTTGATCAGCAGCGGCGCGATAGCCACAATTCCCACGTTCGCCGCCGAGAGCTATTCGGCCATGACTCGGCTAAGTATTTGTCCGGCGCCGATTCCGGTTCCATCATTTCGATGCTTCATGGTTTGGGACATTGCCAAGAACAGTAAGCCTCAGCACGAATGGCTGCGGCTATTCATCGGGCAGCTGACACAGAAGCTTGCTTAG
- a CDS encoding DUF2798 domain-containing protein: MKIPARYEHFVFGVVQSGLTCAVAAAIATTPHALDLAFAGRWLNAWALSWVSMLPVVVLAAPMIRRVVRRMTVG; the protein is encoded by the coding sequence ATGAAAATCCCCGCCCGTTATGAGCATTTCGTTTTCGGCGTCGTTCAATCCGGCCTGACCTGCGCGGTCGCGGCCGCCATCGCCACCACACCCCATGCGCTCGACCTGGCCTTTGCCGGCCGCTGGTTGAACGCGTGGGCGCTGTCGTGGGTATCGATGTTGCCGGTGGTGGTGCTGGCGGCGCCGATGATTCGGCGCGTGGTGAGGCGGATGACGGTGGGCTGA
- a CDS encoding ISL3 family transposase: MHPIDLAAFWPGYDAVTCRPSTDNTLLIELEPQAGSLPKCGRCGQFSPLIHDRRIRLVRDRDLFDQRVLLQLPVRRVDCLSCGRVTERIDWLEPASRLTQRLRIWLESLLRLLPISHVSQLTGLHWHTLKTLDKRRLQAEVGNFDSTGVRRLVMDEFALHKGHRYATVIMDAERTRVLWVGHGNSREAVRPFFELLGKHCQQIEAVAMDMNTAFDLEVKKHCPQAEVVYDLFHVVARYGRDVIDRIRVDQANLLREDKPARKAVKQSRWLLLRNRNNLKDGQAVQLQELLAANQPLATVYVLKDALKDVWFAPSVREGWRRWRTWLRHARDSGLAPLQRFARNLRKYARGILASANFHMHTSVLEGVNNRIKVIKRMAYGFRDSEYFFLKIKAAFPGKAR, from the coding sequence GTGCATCCTATTGATCTTGCCGCTTTCTGGCCAGGCTACGACGCCGTTACCTGTCGCCCATCTACCGATAACACCCTCCTCATTGAGCTTGAACCTCAAGCCGGCTCTCTTCCTAAGTGCGGGCGTTGTGGCCAGTTCAGCCCGTTGATTCACGATCGCCGGATTCGTCTGGTGCGTGATCGTGATCTGTTCGATCAGCGCGTCCTGCTTCAACTACCAGTGCGCCGAGTCGATTGCCTGAGTTGTGGGCGGGTGACCGAGCGGATCGACTGGTTGGAGCCAGCATCTCGGCTGACCCAGCGGTTACGGATATGGCTCGAAAGCTTGCTGCGGCTGCTGCCGATCAGCCACGTCAGCCAGCTCACCGGCCTGCATTGGCACACCCTCAAAACGCTCGATAAACGACGCCTTCAAGCCGAGGTAGGCAACTTCGATTCAACCGGTGTCCGCCGCCTGGTGATGGACGAGTTCGCCCTGCACAAAGGGCATCGCTATGCCACGGTCATCATGGATGCCGAGCGAACGCGGGTATTGTGGGTCGGCCACGGCAACAGCCGCGAGGCGGTCCGCCCGTTCTTTGAATTGCTCGGCAAGCACTGCCAGCAGATAGAGGCGGTGGCCATGGACATGAACACGGCTTTTGATTTGGAGGTGAAGAAGCATTGCCCGCAAGCCGAAGTGGTGTACGACCTGTTTCACGTCGTCGCGCGCTACGGTCGGGATGTGATCGACCGTATCCGGGTTGACCAGGCCAACCTCCTGCGCGAAGACAAGCCGGCACGAAAGGCGGTCAAGCAAAGCCGCTGGCTGCTGCTGCGCAATCGCAACAACCTGAAGGACGGACAAGCCGTGCAGCTTCAAGAACTACTCGCGGCCAACCAGCCGCTGGCTACGGTCTATGTCCTCAAGGATGCGCTGAAGGATGTCTGGTTCGCCCCCAGCGTACGAGAGGGCTGGCGCCGCTGGCGAACCTGGTTGCGGCACGCCCGGGACAGCGGCCTCGCGCCGCTACAGCGCTTCGCTCGCAACCTGCGCAAATACGCCCGAGGCATCCTCGCCAGTGCCAACTTCCATATGCATACCAGCGTCCTTGAGGGCGTCAACAACCGCATCAAGGTGATCAAGCGTATGGCCTATGGTTTTCGGGACTCGGAATACTTTTTCCTGAAAATCAAGGCTGCCTTCCCCGGGAAAGCGCGATGA
- a CDS encoding MFS transporter, with amino-acid sequence MDAINKKVNPSSIHTKGEQSDIRKRAIAVGIGNFMEWFDFAIYGYFAAVIGMLFFPSSAPGVSLLSSLAVFAVGFVSRPFGALILGPIGDRLGRRAVLIITVFGMGVCTTIIGLLPTYEAIGIAAPVLLIVMRFVQGMMVGGEWSSAGIYIVESAPSNRRATAASVITGTAGLAFLFGTFTAASLTSTLDDQQLASWGWRIPFVASIVMTGIAIFIRRKLGDTPVYEELVRQRDSQQFEAPSKSVHRRAFITTFAFSALFGVSLYYFITYANNHLVTTVGLPRSNALWLCSIALVVYVIANPLIGRLSDSIGRRKLLLSAAAALSVLAYPIFLLLNTGNPVAILAGLIVLGLLVAVTAVMDVVLLVEVFPASIRSTGAALGHNLALATLAGPGPFIAAALISQAGDANIPAAYLAAVSLACLIVLWKTLPETRDNDITRF; translated from the coding sequence GTGGACGCAATTAATAAAAAAGTAAATCCAAGCAGTATCCATACCAAGGGTGAGCAGTCAGACATTCGCAAGCGTGCAATCGCGGTGGGTATCGGCAACTTCATGGAGTGGTTCGACTTCGCCATCTACGGCTACTTCGCTGCCGTGATCGGTATGTTGTTCTTCCCCTCTAGCGCCCCAGGTGTATCGCTGCTGTCGTCGCTGGCAGTGTTCGCCGTAGGCTTCGTATCGCGACCATTTGGAGCATTGATTCTGGGGCCCATCGGTGACCGCCTCGGTCGCCGCGCGGTGCTTATCATCACTGTCTTCGGTATGGGTGTGTGCACCACGATCATCGGACTTTTGCCCACCTATGAGGCAATCGGTATCGCTGCACCTGTCTTGCTGATCGTCATGCGTTTCGTGCAAGGCATGATGGTAGGGGGCGAATGGTCTAGCGCAGGTATCTACATCGTAGAGAGTGCTCCGTCCAACCGCCGCGCGACGGCAGCCAGCGTTATCACTGGAACGGCTGGCTTGGCCTTCTTGTTTGGTACGTTCACCGCCGCGAGCCTCACCTCAACACTCGATGACCAGCAACTGGCGTCCTGGGGCTGGCGGATCCCATTCGTTGCCTCCATCGTGATGACCGGTATCGCCATCTTCATCCGCCGGAAGCTGGGTGATACCCCCGTGTATGAAGAGCTGGTACGTCAACGCGATTCACAACAGTTCGAAGCACCGAGCAAGTCTGTACACCGTCGCGCCTTCATCACTACTTTCGCCTTCTCAGCGCTGTTCGGCGTCTCGCTCTACTACTTCATCACCTACGCCAATAACCACCTGGTCACTACCGTTGGGCTACCACGAAGCAATGCACTATGGCTGTGCAGCATCGCGCTGGTTGTCTATGTCATTGCCAATCCACTGATCGGCCGGCTCAGCGACAGCATCGGGCGACGCAAGCTGCTGCTCAGTGCTGCTGCCGCACTCTCTGTACTGGCCTATCCAATCTTCCTGCTGCTCAACACCGGCAACCCAGTGGCAATCCTCGCAGGATTGATCGTTCTGGGACTACTTGTGGCTGTAACTGCGGTGATGGATGTGGTGCTGCTGGTTGAAGTCTTTCCAGCGTCCATCCGCTCCACGGGAGCAGCGCTCGGTCACAACCTGGCCCTGGCGACACTCGCAGGCCCAGGCCCCTTCATTGCCGCCGCCCTGATTAGCCAGGCTGGCGACGCGAACATCCCTGCCGCCTATCTAGCAGCCGTCTCGCTGGCATGCCTCATCGTGCTGTGGAAGACCTTGCCGGAAACCCGCGACAACGACATCACACGTTTCTAG
- a CDS encoding carbon-nitrogen hydrolase family protein: MTKIAVIQAASVPYDPAASVEKASTILRRVADQGARLAVFPEAFIGGYPKGIAFGSVVGNRSISGRELYQRYVDGAVTLDGPELALLAESVEHTGVTTVIGVIERFGRTLYCTAVTIAPGRGIAGYHRKLMPTGQERLIWGFGDGSTIEPVETDFGVLGSVICWENYMPALRQAMYAQGVQIYCAPTADDRPSWASSMVHIALEGRVYVLSACQAIRLGEYPQQHRDAFGLEFNEDDYVMRGGSMVVSPLGEVLAGPVFDCETEIYADLNMDLLSQANLDFDVVGHYARPDIFELKVNIAPQAPVTLER, translated from the coding sequence ATGACCAAAATTGCAGTCATCCAGGCCGCCTCTGTTCCTTATGATCCTGCAGCCAGCGTTGAAAAGGCTTCCACAATTCTGCGGCGCGTAGCAGATCAAGGTGCAAGGCTGGCCGTATTCCCTGAAGCGTTCATTGGCGGATATCCCAAGGGGATAGCTTTCGGTAGCGTAGTGGGTAATCGCAGCATCAGCGGGCGTGAGCTGTACCAACGCTATGTCGATGGGGCTGTGACGCTGGATGGGCCGGAACTGGCATTGCTTGCTGAAAGTGTCGAGCACACAGGGGTTACCACTGTGATTGGTGTAATCGAGCGCTTCGGTCGCACCCTTTACTGCACCGCGGTCACCATCGCCCCAGGCCGGGGTATTGCCGGTTACCACCGCAAGCTGATGCCCACCGGCCAGGAACGACTAATTTGGGGCTTCGGTGATGGCTCGACAATCGAGCCTGTAGAAACTGATTTTGGCGTCCTGGGGAGCGTGATTTGCTGGGAGAACTACATGCCAGCACTACGCCAGGCCATGTATGCCCAGGGTGTTCAGATCTACTGCGCCCCGACAGCAGATGACCGTCCGTCCTGGGCCAGCTCCATGGTGCACATTGCTCTTGAAGGGCGTGTTTATGTGTTGTCAGCCTGCCAGGCAATCCGTCTTGGTGAATACCCACAACAGCACCGCGATGCATTCGGCCTGGAGTTCAACGAGGACGATTACGTGATGCGAGGGGGCAGCATGGTTGTAAGTCCGCTCGGAGAAGTACTGGCAGGGCCGGTGTTCGACTGCGAGACAGAAATCTATGCAGACCTCAATATGGATCTGCTTAGCCAAGCCAACTTGGACTTTGATGTCGTCGGCCATTATGCCCGGCCGGACATCTTTGAACTCAAGGTGAACATTGCCCCGCAGGCCCCGGTAACCCTGGAGCGATAA
- a CDS encoding cysteine hydrolase family protein, with the protein MSHLYADPAEPALPATGFKLDLSKAALVVIDPQNDFLSPAGASWAVFGESIVENNTVENLEKLFKAFKAHDLPVAVSPHYYYPHDHDWHFGGPLEKVMHSICMFDRKGPNTLENFEGSGADFLEIYKPYILDGETIIASPHKVYGPETNDLALQLRKKGVSQIILAGMAANLCVESHLRELLEQGFEIVVVRDATAGPRLPDGDGYLAAIINYRFLAHGLWTTEETIAQLQPA; encoded by the coding sequence ATGAGCCATCTGTACGCCGACCCCGCCGAACCCGCACTGCCTGCCACTGGTTTCAAGCTCGACCTGAGCAAAGCCGCCCTGGTGGTCATCGACCCACAGAACGACTTCCTCAGCCCTGCCGGCGCCAGTTGGGCGGTGTTCGGTGAGAGCATCGTCGAGAACAACACCGTCGAAAACCTGGAAAAACTGTTCAAGGCCTTCAAGGCTCACGACCTGCCCGTGGCCGTGTCGCCACACTATTACTACCCGCACGACCACGACTGGCATTTTGGCGGTCCGCTGGAAAAGGTCATGCACAGCATCTGCATGTTCGATCGCAAGGGACCGAACACCCTGGAAAACTTCGAAGGCTCCGGCGCCGATTTCCTCGAGATCTACAAGCCGTACATTCTCGACGGCGAGACCATCATCGCCTCGCCGCACAAGGTCTACGGCCCGGAAACCAACGACCTGGCGCTGCAATTGCGCAAGAAAGGCGTGTCGCAGATCATCCTCGCCGGCATGGCGGCCAACCTTTGCGTGGAATCACACCTGCGCGAACTGCTCGAACAGGGCTTTGAAATAGTCGTGGTACGCGACGCCACCGCCGGCCCGCGCCTGCCGGATGGCGACGGCTACCTGGCGGCCATCATCAATTACCGCTTCCTCGCCCACGGGCTGTGGACCACCGAAGAGACTATCGCGCAACTGCAACCGGCTTGA
- the istA gene encoding IS21-like element ISPst3 family transposase, translated as MEMMGKIRRMYFRDKLSLHEIAKRTGLARNTIRKWVRAPEAKQPVYQRRAIFNKLSPFHATLEQALKADSLRPKQQRRSAKALLAQIKAEGYDGGYSQLTAFIRAWRGGQGKASQAFVPLTFALGEAFQFDWSEEGLLVGGIYRRMQVAHLKLCASRAFWLVAYPSQGHEMLFDAHTRSFGALGGVPRRGIYDNMKTAVDKVNKGKGRAVNARFAVMCAHYLFDPDFCNVAAGWEKGIVEKNVQDSRRRIWLDAQDCQFHSFEELNAWLGQRCRALWNELTHPQYSGLSVAEVLELERAELMPVPAPFDGYVERPARVSSTCLVSVGRNRYSVPCEYAGKWVSSRLYPTRIEVVADDALIASHVRLLDRDQVSYDWQHYLPLIERKPGALRNGAPFADLPAPLRQLKHGLGRHAGGDRIMAQVLAAVPVAGLDAVLVAVELVLESGSLSAEHILNVVARLTASEPPPSVETHLSLKEAPVANTARYDRLRGQAEEVGHA; from the coding sequence ATGGAAATGATGGGCAAAATTCGGCGGATGTATTTCCGCGACAAGCTGTCGCTGCATGAGATAGCCAAGCGCACCGGGCTGGCGCGCAACACGATTCGCAAGTGGGTCAGAGCACCTGAGGCCAAGCAGCCGGTGTACCAACGCCGCGCGATCTTTAACAAACTCAGCCCTTTTCACGCCACGCTAGAGCAGGCGCTAAAAGCCGATTCGCTGCGCCCCAAGCAACAGCGGCGCAGTGCCAAGGCGCTGTTGGCGCAAATCAAAGCCGAAGGTTATGACGGTGGCTACAGCCAGCTCACCGCGTTTATCCGTGCCTGGCGAGGGGGACAGGGCAAGGCGTCGCAGGCCTTTGTGCCGCTGACCTTTGCTCTTGGCGAGGCGTTTCAGTTTGACTGGAGCGAGGAAGGCTTGCTGGTCGGCGGCATTTACCGGCGTATGCAGGTGGCACATCTGAAGCTGTGTGCCAGCCGTGCGTTCTGGCTTGTGGCGTATCCGAGCCAGGGCCATGAGATGTTATTTGACGCCCATACACGCTCGTTCGGCGCCTTGGGCGGCGTGCCGCGCCGGGGCATCTACGACAACATGAAGACGGCCGTCGACAAGGTCAATAAGGGCAAAGGCCGGGCGGTGAATGCACGCTTTGCGGTGATGTGCGCGCATTACCTGTTCGATCCGGACTTCTGCAACGTCGCCGCTGGTTGGGAAAAGGGCATCGTTGAAAAGAACGTGCAAGACAGCCGCAGGCGTATCTGGCTAGACGCCCAGGACTGCCAGTTTCACTCCTTCGAGGAACTCAATGCCTGGCTGGGCCAGCGCTGCCGCGCGCTTTGGAACGAGCTGACGCACCCTCAATACAGCGGGCTGAGTGTGGCCGAAGTGCTGGAGTTGGAGCGCGCTGAACTGATGCCTGTGCCAGCGCCATTCGACGGTTACGTCGAGCGGCCTGCGCGGGTCTCCAGCACCTGCCTGGTCAGCGTCGGGCGCAACCGCTACTCGGTGCCGTGTGAGTACGCGGGTAAGTGGGTCAGCAGCCGTTTGTATCCGACGCGAATCGAGGTGGTGGCTGACGACGCGCTGATCGCCAGCCATGTCCGCTTGCTGGATCGCGACCAGGTCAGCTATGACTGGCAGCACTACCTCCCGCTGATCGAACGCAAGCCCGGTGCGCTGCGCAACGGCGCGCCCTTTGCTGATCTGCCGGCGCCGCTGCGTCAGCTTAAGCACGGTCTGGGGCGTCATGCCGGCGGTGACCGGATCATGGCGCAAGTCCTGGCTGCCGTACCGGTCGCCGGACTCGATGCCGTGCTGGTAGCCGTTGAGCTGGTACTGGAGAGCGGCAGCCTGAGCGCCGA